One stretch of Cryomorphaceae bacterium 1068 DNA includes these proteins:
- a CDS encoding DUF2452 domain-containing protein encodes MSQDNSQKDFVNPIDPDKITENPGLIPYPHHVGSPAFTPTEKGVIKSRSMKAMEEQSNMQLQQIQEQIALLAKQAEKLKNRVEVSKAVYLADMNFDPIVGSEYHLYAREEDAFVLSMVSPEEWGKKPPFKHFVASVRLLADRTWEVTREEL; translated from the coding sequence ATGTCACAAGACAATAGCCAAAAAGACTTCGTCAATCCGATTGACCCTGATAAGATCACCGAAAATCCCGGATTGATTCCTTATCCGCATCATGTAGGTAGCCCTGCCTTCACCCCTACCGAAAAAGGTGTGATAAAGAGTCGCTCGATGAAAGCCATGGAAGAGCAAAGTAATATGCAGCTCCAGCAAATTCAAGAGCAAATTGCACTTCTTGCGAAACAAGCGGAGAAATTGAAAAACCGTGTGGAGGTGTCGAAGGCTGTTTACCTGGCGGATATGAATTTTGATCCGATCGTAGGTTCAGAGTATCACCTGTACGCCCGTGAAGAAGATGCATTTGTGCTCTCCATGGTTTCTCCTGAAGAATGGGGCAAAAAGCCGCCGTTCAAGCACTTCGTTGCTTCCGTTCGGCTCTTAGCCGATCGTACTTGGGAGGTAACGCGAGAAGAACTCTAG
- a CDS encoding helix-turn-helix transcriptional regulator, translating to MNLADRIKTIITVNNLTTSSFADKIGVQRSGVSHILNGRNRPSMDFLLKVVEAFPRVDAGWLLTGKSPEKPSTQMSQAPKEGGKPSNPVLEALNSNSSKERSIEKIVIFYSDHTFETYNPSSQ from the coding sequence ATGAATTTAGCTGATAGAATTAAGACAATAATCACGGTTAACAATTTAACCACTTCGTCATTTGCTGATAAGATTGGTGTCCAGCGGTCGGGCGTTTCTCACATTCTCAATGGTCGTAATCGACCATCGATGGACTTTCTTCTGAAAGTAGTTGAAGCCTTTCCGCGGGTAGATGCCGGCTGGCTGTTGACAGGGAAATCGCCGGAGAAACCCTCAACTCAAATGAGTCAAGCGCCAAAGGAGGGGGGGAAGCCATCAAATCCTGTTTTAGAAGCATTAAATTCCAATTCATCCAAAGAAAGATCCATCGAAAAGATTGTCATATTTTACTCAGACCATACCTTTGAGACTTACAATCCCAGTTCTCAATGA